The following DNA comes from Oreochromis niloticus isolate F11D_XX linkage group LG23, O_niloticus_UMD_NMBU, whole genome shotgun sequence.
TTGCTccacaaaaatgtaaatgcGGAGGAATGAAAGTCAAAATGAGGGTTTAGATGGagttttaaatgttgtttatgAAGGTTATGCACTTCCAGGGTGTTGGCTCTGTCAGCCACTCGTCTTACCTTGGGTTACAGCACAGACTAGTGGACAAAAGAAGGTCTTGTAAGGAGAACAGTGTTTTtgttaatgtatttattaatgAAGAATCTGTGTTGATCACACACAATGTTATTTAAGGATTTATtagaataaacatttttatctTGGGGACCCTTAAAACAAAGTCTATATTTATGCTTAGCTTTGAGGAATAAACTTTGAGGGTTGAAGACAAAGATCAAATTAAGACAAAACTGTTGCagcaatttttctgttttttgtttagtaAAGCCTGATGATAACctgacacaacgaccaagataCCTGTTAGTGAAAGTTTTCCATCTGCCACTTCTTTGTGTTCCAGACTCAGAGCCAGTCAGACCAGTCCACCACACTGGGAGAAAATCCATAGCAGAGTCCAGAGGATTCTTCAGACTCACAAAACAAACTGGGACCAAAGAACGAgctttgacctttaaccctCTGATCCGACTTAGAAGAGACCAAATTATGGAAGTTGCCGTACTCAGAGTTTTAATTATTAGAGCAGTAACTTATAATGCACATATCACAGTCATATTTAAAAACAGAGGTTCTGCAGGCTACCAGTTTTGTACATACAGACACTAACACGTTAACCTGTCACAGATATACACAAGTATCTTAATTAAGCTCCATTTCTTGTTCATTTAAATTGCAAACCTTCCCAGCACGTGCTGATTAGCTTTTGTTGGTGCAGAGGTTACGTCCAAAAGCATCGAAGCGCCACTTCACTCCCACCTATCagctgggcttttttttttttctctctaaagaaaaaaacctgatgGTGTAACCAAAGTGAGACATCGCCTAATTTCTCTAAAGCTGTGTGTGAAATTGGCTCAGGTATAAAGAAGCTACagtttatgtgcatgtgtgtgtgcgcgtgggAAGTGACATAGTGGATGTAAGCTGCAGCTGTTAAGGGCTCATCTCTTACAACACAAAGAAGAGACAAGACGGTAGCCAAGAGCCACTGTTGGGATCCAAGAGCTACAAGAGACTGCAGAGATTTGAGAGGGAGAGTGAGGAGGAACAAAGGTAATCCTGAATGAAAGCACAGCAGACACAAAGAGATTTAGCTTTAATGAAAAAATTAAGGCATTCGCTTTCACAGCCTTACACCGAAACATCTGAAGTGTGTGTAATGTTTCTGAGCTACTGACACGGAGGTCATGTGACACAGAGGTATTTTATTCTGCTGTCAGAGCGTGGAGGCTCGTTTCCCCTTGTGAATCCTTAGCTGGAACTACAGCAGATAAAGACGCAGTTTTGGTTCTTCGGCAGCTGTTTTTGTGAGTGGTTGTTGTTAACATGATGCAACATACAGCTGCACGACTTTACAGAGGCTTGTAAGTGGAGGGATTTAACCATGCTAGGGTAACTTCAGGGTTAACCCTgatttttcagtattacagagGCCGTCGACATCAGGTCACACTGTAAAACACACAGGAGCAATAAGTTTAATACCAAAATTTCAGCAAAGAACATTTTGACAACCCGTTTATGTTTCAGATCACGAGCTCTTAGAAAATTAATGAATCAcaccatgatttttttttttttttaattgttcatGCTCTGTATTTTAGTGGGACTGATTGCTGTGCAGTAAAGCATTTACACTTGAATTGATAAAACTAAAAGTTCAGTTGTAAACATAAGCAAGTACACCATATTTAATGAGGACTATACAAGgatgttttaaaatattgttcTTACTGAATCAACTTGTCTGGGACTGTGTGTTTTATACAGCCAGCCTCTTGATGTATACACGTGTAAACAGTCTATCTGAAGAGTCGTGAATGAGTGTTTAATttccaaaacattaaaaatgctttacGCTTCAAAAAGCCATTTTGTATTGAAGAGCTTCATTTCTAAATGAGAGAAATGCCCCTCAGAGTCACTGTTCATCACATCAAGTCTTCAGATTTACTTCTTATggaatttcttcttcttcttgttcttcttgccAGCTTCCTGTGCTGCTTTCTCTGCCATAACATGCTGGtacctctttttgtttttcctgggaAGAGAAGGAAATTGTGTATTTAATGTTTGTCTTTTTGTATCCACTAGCAACAAACCGTAAACTGTAGCCtgtaaattaattttatttctcTGCCGTAGCAAAAGTAAAGATCACTAAATGTATGAGTCAGATAATTCTACGCCTCAGAAATGAAGAACTTGAACAGACACGTGTTGTAAATGTCTGTAATTATTTGTGACGGACAGAAATATTTAGTCCTGTGTTTCATGCTTATCTTGGTAAACGTGAATAAGAAGTCACCTCGTTCAAAAAAGGCATTTGACCTGTGAGGTTCTAACAGCTAATGGAAGCGCTACGCTACTGGTAGTGTGGTTACCCCACCCTGAAATCATGTGTCAttctatgggctcaaattgtggtcataaatattttgtacttgtaaatcaggatttgtatgtgtaaaaagaatttgtgtgtgcgtaaaaaagatttgtgtgtggacttaatACGggtgaaactctgcactcaagttACAAGTAGTGGTGGCATTGTGGTTCCTTTTATGCTCTTAATCATATATAATttaaagtgactgaaaaaaTATCATTTCTGTTAATTGTTTGAGTCTACATGCCCAGTGGAGGTAGAGAGTGGAAGGGGAGATGTCTCATAATAAAACCACACCCACTGCAGGTGCCCACTTACTGTCTGAACTCTGCATCAGCAAGCAGCTCCTCCACAATGGttctcttcctctccttcttAGGGATACGGGAATGATAGAAGTCAGCAGCGTTGTCCACCACTGTACCaacctgcaacacacacacataggaaAACATCACACTCAGTACACACACTGATATTGATAGTGTATTCCCTGAGTGCTCTggactttaaaaacaaagttaacCAACTTTTACAAAATCAATATTGATAACCACAAGTGTAAAGAACTAAGAAGCAGGAGGACAGTTCCACCGACCTGAAAGTATTTGGGAAAGCCATCTCTGTCGTTCTTCTTGTAGAACCTCTTAGGATCCAAGGATGATCTCATCTTCAGCACTTGGAGGTCTCCTTTCAGCTCTTGAGTGATCTCCGGTGCCTTCATGTTAAACCAACCATCTCCTGTTGACTTCTCCCTCTCTGCCTGGGGAAAGAAAAGTGATGCAGACTGCTAAGAAACAAAATTTGTGATGACTACCGTTTAATCTTTTAGGTATGCGTCATAGGTGACTGCACAAATGCAGAGAATAAATCTGGAATCGACCAAtcaaagcaattttttttaaacttactcTGCGTTTCAGCTTTTGGGCATGTTTGGATTCACTGTATGGCGGCACAGCATCCTTCTTTTCAAAGTCTGGTCCAATCACACTCTTCTTCATCACCTGCGGACATCAACACAAACCACAACTCTGAAAAACAACTGAACTGTCAGAACACTCCACTGCTCCAAGataaaaaggtcaaagtcagTGAGAACTGTAGAGAAACCTTTAATAGCGCCACCTCATCGCCCTTGCATAGCTTTGGAGTTCATTATTCATTCTGCACCACAGATCACCTTCAAAAAgaggggggaaagaaaaaatcaATCGCTTATTTACCTCATCTTGGATCTTCTTTTCCTTTAGTTTTTGCAGTGAGCTGGCGACAGGTTTTGATTTGCTGCCATCAAAACTGATGTATAAACCCCCGAGCTCCTTCACTTTGAGGCCGGGGTCAATACGGCTGGACAACTCATTCCTGAAATTAATaggcacaggaaaaaaaattcctCAGGAGGAGCAGTCGTGTCTCATTTCTCACCTCTGCACAGGTATAATAAAATCTAACGATGTGTCTGAACACCATGGCTCCACTGTCTGCATGCTAACCTCACGAAAAGGCTAAACCCAAAACGAGCTGATGCAAACATATTCAGCTGTGCTGCAGATACACTGCTGTCCTCAAATAATAAAACACCTGAAAGTGCCGCCTCGTTGTACGAGGACACGATTGTTTATAATAAATGTTATATATTGACAGTCCCACATACACAGTGCATGCTGCCAGATAGCATATAACACCAAATGTGTCTCAATGTGCAGCTGCAAACAGTCCCTAACATTATTGTACCTAAAGgttttttaaacaccacagaCCTCTGAGGTTTTAGGACATTATTTAggcttgattttaaaaaaaaagttaatcttGGTTTGTGCTTCAGGTTGGTGCTGAATTTCTTCATCAGTGCTATCATTATCAATGATACCTGGCAACAGTAATATAATGTAGTAGAGGTACTGGTGCGGATTTTTCCCCAAGCTAATAATTTCTCGTTTCAagtctttatgctaagctacCCAGCGTTATATTTACTGTGTGGAATCGATCTTCTCATCAGAGAAGACGGTAAAAAAAGTATTGCTcaagttctgctggaggtttcttcatcttaaaagggagtttttccttcccactgtcgccaaagttcTTGCTCATGGAGGGTcctgtgattgttgggttttttttctcacacttacaatataaagcgccttgaggtgactgttattgtgatttggtgctgtataaataacattaaatGGTTTGAAAGTTTCATTTCAATGAATTAAAGTTAACCTACACATCTACATTTTTTAAGTCTGATAATCATCTAAATCGGtcgtgtccaactccaggcctcagggccggtgtcctgcaggttttagatgtgtccttaaTCCAAcgcagctgattcaaatggctaaatgacctcctcaacatgtcttgaagttctcctgaggcctggtaatgaactaatcatttgattcaggcgTGTTGatccagggtgagatctaaaacctgcaggacaccggccctgaggcctggagttggaaaCCCCTGAGCTAAATGGTTACCAAAATATTCTAATGTATTTGGTATTTTGATTATTATCAAACTATGAAATTACCCCTCTTGCCCTGTAGGTGGAGGCATTGCTTTCCTTGAATAGACCACTCCCATCTGGATAAAAACGTTTCATGACAGGATAAAGATGAGCACTACAAAACCATTTGCCTTGATTCAAGTGACCATTGCGGTGGGCCCAAACCACAGATTCCAAGGGTtcaggtttttcctttaatctgTCACATGCCTCTACACTTGTATGAATCGGTGTGACACCTAATTCCTCTAATGTACTTACACATGAGAGTTTCTGCTCGAGAACAGGACTTTAGCATCGTTGTCATCGTCCTCATCCTCATCGCCGGCCTCATCCACAAACTCCTCGTcttgctcctcctcctcagctccTTTCTGCGTGCTTGCCTCTTCGTCCCATCGCTCCTCTTTGTAGTACAGTTCATCTGCGTCTTGTCCCGGCCGCTTGTCAATCATAAACAGTCCCTCAATTGATGCAGCTCCAGCTTCTGACTTGCTGCAAATTCCCCCTCTCCTTTCCTTCCCCCTGTATCCCGAAACCTCCTCTTCAGAAacttccctctcctcctcctcctcctcttcctcctcctcatcactGCTGTCCAGTAGACTCACTGCTGTCCTCTTCTCCACAATGACGTCTTTGGGTTCAGAGTCAGAACCTGCTGTAACCTTGTGCTGCTGATATGTTACCTGAATGGACTCAACCACCTGCTGAGATGTGCTGACTTCCATTTCCTCCCCCACACTAGGCCGGTTTTCTACGACGACATCATCATCCACAGACTCATCTGGCAGAGGTGGGAGGAGGTCCACAGCTTTCTGCGTCTCCTTGGCCTCCTCTGTTGTTTCCAAGGCCCTCTCACGTGTTGTTTCTGTAACTGATTGGCAAGGCTTTAACCGCTCTGGTGATGGGACTATTTCCTGCATCACTTCCATCTCTAAAGTGTCCTCGTCTTTATTTCCAGCAGACGGCTCCTCCTGCTGGCTTTTGCTGACCACTGCAGGC
Coding sequences within:
- the dnttip2 gene encoding deoxynucleotidyltransferase terminal-interacting protein 2 is translated as MVATRRGVRVSSPAKTDPEQRSEVQATPSTARRTRRNTKQAESPTHDAVLESCSQLEQSAAQNSDSPSTITKKRCSRASRLHSPEQPSTPVGSVHEADVSEAESCCSLVSDIEPPVTRTRGRRQTRKVNKEEEEISEVESCSSAVSASKRGLRTARKKAESSEAARVEVEDVKAVLELETGSCSSVVSDSQRATRSQRKARTRSSAKPQTGESELSDADSCISSVSGADVSKSTTRRATRSRRKTSPIPMHLDEPSGSSQSPAPTRRQTRAARGKIAAPAEHSEPASCDSEGFESGSTYSLTNRRSGRTRSTTLRAMDSDSDAMDVHSQVGTPSSTRARGTPCSSRTGSGNSSRGAPASRRSAKDCSVVVENASESAEEGSTLNDSKLESTLIAEDADETVVEEDESQTVEDHEGVNSTDLSSTKAGRKKETDFASKEDSHASPSEPVSEPAVVSKSQQEEPSAGNKDEDTLEMEVMQEIVPSPERLKPCQSVTETTRERALETTEEAKETQKAVDLLPPLPDESVDDDVVVENRPSVGEEMEVSTSQQVVESIQVTYQQHKVTAGSDSEPKDVIVEKRTAVSLLDSSDEEEEEEEEEEREVSEEEVSGYRGKERRGGICSKSEAGAASIEGLFMIDKRPGQDADELYYKEERWDEEASTQKGAEEEEQDEEFVDEAGDEDEDDDNDAKVLFSSRNSHVNELSSRIDPGLKVKELGGLYISFDGSKSKPVASSLQKLKEKKIQDEVMKKSVIGPDFEKKDAVPPYSESKHAQKLKRRAEREKSTGDGWFNMKAPEITQELKGDLQVLKMRSSLDPKRFYKKNDRDGFPKYFQVGTVVDNAADFYHSRIPKKERKRTIVEELLADAEFRQKNKKRYQHVMAEKAAQEAGKKNKKKKKFHKK